From the genome of Rhizobium binae, one region includes:
- a CDS encoding GatB/YqeY domain-containing protein produces the protein MLRDQLATQLKEAMKAKDSERLSTVRLIQAAIKDRDIANRGAGKEQASDDEILQILAKMVKQRDESAKIYEENSRPELAAKERAEITVIQDFMPKQLSESEVRANVSAIIAETGAVGAKDMGKVMAALKERYAGQMDFAKASATVKELLN, from the coding sequence ATGCTGCGCGATCAACTCGCCACCCAGCTGAAAGAGGCGATGAAGGCCAAGGATTCGGAGCGGCTTTCTACCGTCCGGCTGATTCAGGCCGCGATCAAGGATCGCGATATCGCCAATCGCGGCGCCGGCAAGGAGCAGGCGAGCGACGACGAAATCCTGCAGATTCTTGCCAAGATGGTGAAGCAGCGCGACGAATCGGCCAAGATCTACGAGGAGAATTCCCGGCCGGAACTCGCCGCCAAGGAGCGCGCCGAAATCACCGTCATCCAGGATTTCATGCCGAAGCAGCTGTCGGAGAGCGAAGTGCGTGCCAACGTCTCGGCGATCATCGCCGAGACTGGTGCTGTCGGCGCCAAGGACATGGGCAAGGTGATGGCAGCGCTCAAGGAGCGTTATGCCGGCCAGATGGATTTCGCCAAGGCGTCGGCGACCGTCAAGGAACTGCTGAACTAA
- the carA gene encoding glutamine-hydrolyzing carbamoyl-phosphate synthase small subunit, protein MTATAPWTIEKPTALLVLADGTVIEGKGIGATGKIQAEVVFNTALTGYEEIMTDPSYLGQIVTFTFPHIGNIGTNDEDIEDLTPAARHGAVGVIFKADITEPSNYRAAKHLDQWLKARGIIGLCGIDTRALTAWIRENGAPNAVIAHDPNGVFDIETLKAEAKAWSGLEGLDLAKIATSGQSSQWTQTPWIWNEGYGELGAADAKYHVVCLDYGVKRNILRLFAGLDCKVTVVPATTSAEDVLAMQPDGIFLSNGPGDPAATGEYAVPVIKTLVKTDIPVFGICLGHQMLGLALGAKTEKMHQGHHGANHPVKDHTTGKVEIVSMNHGFAVDSKSLPDGVEETHISLFDGTNCGLRVLGKQVFSVQHHPEASPGPQDSHYLFRRFINMVREKKGEPALAER, encoded by the coding sequence ATGACCGCGACAGCACCCTGGACAATCGAAAAGCCAACCGCCCTGCTCGTTCTCGCCGACGGCACGGTGATCGAAGGCAAGGGCATCGGCGCCACCGGCAAGATCCAGGCCGAGGTCGTCTTCAACACGGCACTGACCGGCTATGAAGAGATCATGACCGACCCTTCCTATCTCGGTCAGATCGTCACCTTCACCTTTCCCCATATCGGCAATATCGGCACCAATGATGAAGACATCGAAGATCTGACGCCTGCCGCTCGCCACGGCGCCGTCGGCGTCATCTTCAAGGCCGACATCACCGAACCTTCGAACTACCGCGCCGCCAAGCATCTCGACCAGTGGCTGAAGGCCCGCGGCATCATCGGTCTCTGCGGCATCGACACCCGCGCCCTGACCGCTTGGATCCGCGAGAACGGCGCTCCCAACGCAGTGATCGCCCACGATCCGAACGGTGTCTTCGACATCGAGACGCTGAAGGCCGAAGCCAAGGCCTGGAGCGGCCTCGAAGGCCTCGACCTTGCCAAGATCGCCACGTCGGGCCAGTCCTCGCAATGGACCCAGACGCCCTGGATCTGGAACGAAGGCTACGGCGAGCTCGGTGCCGCTGATGCCAAGTATCACGTCGTCTGCCTCGACTACGGCGTCAAGCGCAACATCCTGCGCCTGTTTGCCGGCCTTGACTGCAAGGTGACCGTGGTGCCGGCGACGACGAGCGCCGAAGACGTGCTCGCCATGCAGCCGGACGGCATCTTCCTGTCGAACGGCCCCGGCGATCCGGCGGCAACTGGCGAATATGCCGTGCCGGTGATCAAAACGCTTGTTAAGACCGATATCCCGGTCTTCGGCATCTGCCTCGGCCATCAGATGCTCGGCCTCGCCCTCGGCGCCAAGACCGAGAAGATGCACCAGGGTCATCACGGCGCCAACCATCCCGTCAAGGATCACACGACCGGCAAGGTCGAGATCGTCTCGATGAACCACGGCTTCGCGGTCGACTCGAAGTCGCTGCCCGATGGCGTTGAAGAGACTCATATTTCGCTTTTCGACGGCACCAATTGCGGCCTGCGCGTCCTCGGCAAACAGGTGTTCTCCGTCCAGCACCATCCGGAGGCCTCTCCCGGCCCGCAGGACAGCCACTATCTCTTCCGCCGCTTCATCAACATGGTGCGCGAGAAGAAAGGCGAGCCGGCGCTCGCCGAACGCTGA